A single genomic interval of Prunus dulcis chromosome 5, ALMONDv2, whole genome shotgun sequence harbors:
- the LOC117628524 gene encoding glutamate--cysteine ligase, chloroplastic-like yields MRGADGGPWRRLCALPAFWVGILYDEVALQNVLDITADWTPEERQMLRNKVPITGLKTPFRDGLLKHVAQDIVKLAKDGLERRGFKESGFLNEVAEVVRTGVTPAERLLELYNGKWGQQIDPVFEELLY; encoded by the exons ATGAGGGGTGCTGATGGAGGGCCTTGGAGGAGATTATGCGCTTTGCCAGCATTTTGG GTAGGTATACTGTATGATGAGGTTGCCCTACAGAATGTGTTAGACATTACAGCTGATTGGACCCCTGAAGAAAGACAGATGCTGAGAAATAAG GTCCCCATAACTGGTCTAAAGACACCATTTCGGGATGGGTTGCTCAAGCATGTCGCCCAAGATATCGTAAAGTTGGCAAAG GATGGCCTGGAAAGAAGAGGCTTTAAGGAATCTGGGTTCTTGAATGAGGTGGCCGAGGTTGTCAGAACCG GTGTAACACCAGCTGAGAGGCTATTGGAATTGTATAACGGGAAGTGGGGACAACAAATAGACCCTGTTTTTGAGGAGCTACTTTACTGA
- the LOC117627551 gene encoding glutamate--cysteine ligase, chloroplastic-like gives MALLLQMGSSYCIRTEIFRHKCGQNVGLSRANNIEAAKLKENCIGLSSVSCYPSRKTQILHVDEAVLGHKRGHSVIVAASPPTEDAVIITEPLTKEDLVGYLASGCKPKENWRIGTEHEKFGFELKTLRPMKYEQIAELLNGISERFDWEKVMEGDKIIGLKQGKQSISLEPGGQFELSGAPLETLHQTCAEVNSHLYQVKAVTEEMGIGFLGIGFQPKWRIKDIPIMPKGRYEIMRNYMPKVGTLGLDMMFRTCTVQVNLDFSSEADMIRKFRAGLALQPIATALFANSPFTEGKPNGFLSMRSQIWTDTDNNRTGMLPFVFDDSFGFEQYVDYALDVPMYFVYRKKKYIDCTGMTFRDFLAGKLSCIPGELPTLNDWENHLTTIFPEVRLKRYLEMRGADGGPWRRLCALPAFWVGILYDEVALQNVLDITADWTPEERQMLRNKVPITGLKTPFRDGLLKHVAQDIVKLAKDGLERRGFKESGFLNEVAEVVRTGVTPAERLLELYNGKWGQQIDPVFEELLY, from the exons ATGGCACTCCTTTTACAAATGGGTTCATCGTACTGCATCCGTACTGAGATATTTCGGCATAAATGTGGACAAAATGTGGGTTTGAGTAGGGCAAACAATATAGAGGCAGCCAAGTTGAAGGAAAATTGCATTGGCTTGTCTTCCGTGTCATGTTACCCTTCTAGGAAGACACAGATTTTGCATGTAGACGAGGCAGTACTAGGACATAAACGAGGGCATAGTGTGATAGTTGCTGCAAGTCCTCCCACAGAAGATGCAGTAATTATTACAGAGCCTCTGACGAAAGAGGATCTTGTAGGGTATCTTGCCTCTGGATGCAAGCCTAAGGAAAATTGGAG AATTGGTACAGAGCACGAGAAGTTTGGTTTTGAGCTAAAAACCTTACGTCCtatgaaatatgaacaaaTAGCTGAGTTGCTTAATGGAATTTCTGAGAGATTTGATTGGGAGAAAGTCATGGAAGGCGACAAGATTATTGGACTCAAACAG GGTAAGCAAAGCATATCGCTGGAGCCCGGAGGCCAATTTGAGCTTAGTGGTGCACCTCTTGAGACTCTACATCAGACTTGTGCTGAAGTCAATTCACACCTTTATCAG GTTAAAGCAGTTACAGAGGAAATGGGAATCGGATTTCTTGGAATTGGTTTTCAGCCAAAATGGAGGATTAAGGACATACCTATAATGCCCAAG GGAAGATATGAGATTATGAGAAATTACATGCCAAAAGTTGGCACGCTTGGACTTGATATGATGTTCAGGACTTGCACTGTACAG GTTAATCTGGATTTCAGTTCTGAAGCAGACATGATAAGAAAATTTCGTGCTGGTCTTGCTTTGCAGCCT ATAGCAACAGCTCTATTCGCAAATTCACCTTTCACTGAAGGAAAGCCAAATGGTTTTCTGAGCATGAGAAG TCAAATTTGGACTGATACTGACAACAATCGCACTGGCAtgcttccttttgtttttgatgaCTCCTTTGG gtTTGAACAATATGTTGATTATGCTCTTGATGTTCCCATGTACTTTGTTTATCGGAAAAAGAAGTACATCGACTGTACTGGAATGACCTTCCGG GACTTTTTGGCAGGAAAGCTGAGCTGCATTCCGGGTGAATTGCCAACCCTGAACGATTGGGAGAATCATTTAACAACTATATTTCCTGAG GTCAGGCTGAAGAGATACTTGGAGATGAGGGGTGCTGATGGAGGGCCTTGGAGGAGATTATGCGCTTTGCCAGCATTTTGG GTAGGTATACTGTATGATGAGGTTGCCCTACAGAATGTGTTAGACATTACAGCTGATTGGACCCCTGAAGAAAGACAGATGCTGAGAAATAAG GTCCCCATAACTGGTCTAAAGACACCATTTCGGGATGGGTTGCTCAAGCATGTCGCCCAAGATATCGTAAAGTTGGCAAAG GATGGCCTGGAAAGAAGAGGCTTTAAGGAATCTGGGTTCTTGAATGAGGTGGCCGAGGTTGTCAGAACCG GTGTAACACCAGCTGAGAGGCTATTGGAATTGTATAACGGGAAGTGGGGACAACAAATAGACCCTGTTTTTGAGGAGCTACTTTACTGA
- the LOC117628997 gene encoding glutamate--cysteine ligase, chloroplastic-like has product MALISQTSYCIVFSSLLSYTARKTHAMHVDNAEVGQRRRRSAIVAASPPTEAAVIAAEPLTKKDLIGYLASGCKPKENWRIGTEQERFGFDLKTLRPMKYEHIAELLNGIADRFDWDKIMEGNNIIALKQGKQSITLEAGGQFEHSGAPLETLHQVCAEVNSHLYQVKAVLKEMGIGLLDIGCQPKWEVKDIPMMPKERFEIIRNYMPKVGSLGLDMMFRTCTAQVNLDFSSEADMIKKLRASLALQPIATALFANSPFTEGKPNGFLSMRSQIWTDTDKDRTGMIPFVFDDTFGFEKYVEYALDIPMYFVYRNKRHFDCTGMTFRDFMAGKLRCIPGELPTMNDWEMHLGTIYPEVRLKRYLEMRGADGGPWSRLRALPAFWVGLLYDEVSLQNVLDMIADWTAEERQMLRDQVPKTGLKTPFHGRLLKHVAQDVVQFAKAGLERRGFNETGFLNELEEVARTGVTPAEKLLELYYRKWGQNIDPVFEELLY; this is encoded by the exons ATGGCACTCATTTCACAGACATCATACTGCATTGTCTTCTCTTCCTTATTATCTTATACTGCCAGAAAGACACATGCTATGCATGTAGACAATGCTGAAGTAGGACAGAGGCGACGACGTAGTGCGATAGTTGCTGCAAGCCCTCCCACAGAAGCCGCTGTTATTGCTGCAGAGCCACTGACGAAAAAGGATCTTATCGGTTATCTTGCCTCTGGATGCAAGCCTAAAGAAAATTGGAG AATTGGCACTGAGCAGGAGAGATTTGGCTTTGATCTAAAGACTTTACGTCCTATGAAATATGAACACATTGCCGAGTTGCTTAATGGGATTGCTGATAGATTTGATTGGGATAAAATCATGGAAGGCAACAACATTATTGCACTCAAACAG GGTAAGCAGAGCATAACATTGGAGGCTGGAGGTCAATTCGAGCATAGCGGTGCACCTCTTGAAACTCTGCATCAAGTTTGTGCTGAAGTCAATTCTCATCTTTATCAG GTTAAAGCGGTTCTAAAGGAAATGGGAATCGGATTGCTTGATATTGGTTGTCAGCCTAAATGGGAAGTTAAAGATATACCTATGATGCCCAAG GAACGATTTGAAATTATTAGAAATTACATGCCCAAAGTTGGCTCGCTCGGACTCGATATGATGTTCAGGACTTGCACTGCACAG GTTAATCTGGACTTCAGTTCCGAAGCAGACATGATAAAGAAACTTCGTGCTAGTCTTGCTTTGCAGCCT ATTGCAACAGCTCTATTTGCAAATTCACCTTTCACTGAAGGAAAGCCAAATGGTTTTCTTAGCATGAGAAG TCAAATTTGGACTGATACTGACAAGGATCGCACTGGCATGATTCCTTTTGTTTTCGATGACACCTTTGG GTTCGAGAAGTATGTTGAATATGCTCTTGATATTCCCATGTACTTTGTTTATCGGAACAAGAGGCATTTCGACTGTACTGGGATGACCTTCCGG GATTTCATGGCAGGAAAGCTTCGTTGCATTCCGGGTGAATTGCCAACCATGAACGATTGGGAGATGCATTTGGGAACTATATATCCTGAG GTCAGGCTGAAGAGATACTTGGAGATGAGGGGTGCTGATGGAGGACCTTGGAGTAGATTACGTGCCTTGCCTGCATTTTGG GTTGGTTTGTTGTATGATGAGGTTTCCCTACAAAATGTGTTAGACATGATAGCTGACTGGACCGCTGAAGAAAGACAGATGCTGAGAGATCAG GTCCCCAAAACTGGCCTAAAGACACCGTTTCATGGTAGATTGCTAAAGCATGTTGCTCAAGATGTGGTCCAGTTCGCAAAG GCTGGCCTGGAAAGAAGAGGCTTTAATGAAACAGGCTTCTTGAATGAGTTGGAAGAGGTAGCTAGAACTG GTGTAACACCAGCAGAGAAGCTACTGGAGTTGTATTACAGGAAATGGGGACAAAATATAGACCCTGTTTTTGAGGAGCTACTATACTGA